The segment CTTcataagcatcttggatagagcctcgttgctagTGAGCGTCCATAGCCCCAACGAAGATATCGTTGTAATCTCACGAATATTGCTACATTGCCAATTGAGTGTCCATGGCCCCAATGGAGTTACCTACATGTCCTCAAAGCCAAACactttgatatttcattttcattcatttttctactctcttttcttgatttcttttcttttctttctcattttctctttcttttgataatGCTTTCTTTTTTACATATTTTGCACAATTTGGCTCATAAGCAATTAAGCTTACATGGATTTGAGAATTACAGTGGCActaaagcaagattttagattttttactagCCACAAtttcacctaagaaaccacaatgacttagAGAAATTCATTAAATGTGTAAAATATAGTAATTGAAAGATGTTTGTATCAAGACACAATAAGTGAtccccttccaagtcaaatacgaTTCCTAACCAAATGATAAAGTTAGAGAGGAACAACCTCAAATTCAAAAGCACTTCATAAATAGATATCTAGGAATTGGACCAAACATAAGATCCAAAATGTGCCAGTGCATGAGAAAACAACACAAATGCCTTTCTCACAAATTAAGGCTCCCACTTAGGACACCTAAACTAAGCAAACCGACTAACTAAAGAAATCTAAAACTAAAACAAAGCAAAATAAACCAAACTAAGCTACTCGAGCCACCCAAGAATCATGAGTCAAATAACTCAAGGCAAACTAAGAACCTCCACGACAAAACTAAACTAAAGCAAATCACGCATGAAAGGAAAACCTACTCTAAgctatatacaagactcctagaGCGAATAAGACTCAAAGAAGCAACATATGTACATGAATTTAAATGATTCCTCAAATTATGCAACAGGAGCATGACAACAGTGATAGTTCAGAGATGTGCAAATTCATCTTTAAATACAAAGAGGCGGGCTCTCACAATGCAATTCTCATTTTCAATCAATTCCTCACGCAAGATTATCAATTGGGGCAATTCATCAAGTCCATGGTCAATCCAAATCCAAGTTGTTTTCCCGAAACCCTCATAGTCAAAATCATAATGACTTTCAAAGCCaagattaaggaaagagacaacttgATGTGTTTCGTGTTCAAATGGAGATTCCTACATGCTCTCCACCAAAGCATCGTAGGAAGAGAGATTATCAGTTGCTTCAAGAGGTCGCCATTGGCGATGTACCATTCCATGGGCATCCACAACATGTTGATTCTCACTGGCAAGTTCTTCTTGAAATAAACTTAGCGCCCCTTCAAATAGCTCAACATTCTTTGCTTTCATAGTGAGATCTTGCATAAGCCACACATTCTTGTGGAATTCCAtgagcatatcttcaaaaattagAGTCTCCTTAATAGGTTGAGCTTCAAAAAAATTCTCTAGTTGATCAAATACAATCTCTGGTGGTATTTCATCCTCAAGCAATATCTTTGGAGGTCGAAGTTGATGACAAATTATATCACTCGCCACAACTTGTTTGTCTTGAAATTTTTTTAGTAGTGATTCCATTTGTACTTCTTCCACGAGATCTTTCAATGCCCCTTCGAATAGTCCTTCAAATTGCTCTTCATATTTGGGCTCACTTGTGATAACTTGTAATTCCTCATTCATTGTGtccatttgtttgtcttcctcTCCAAGGACACTTAAAATTTCTTGCAATTCATTCTCAAGGATCTCCCTTTGTAGCGAGAATGAATATTCATAAAGGAACTCCTCTTTTTGCTTGATTGTTGTATCAACACTATGATCATCACTTGTCACTACTTCTTTAGCTTGAGTATTCTCTACATCACCACATCCTTCCTTGGGCATCAAGTACACAAATTTGTTCCCCACAATAGCAGATTGAGTATCAAGCTTAATAGTATTATCTTCATTCATTGTGtccatttgtttgtcttcctcTCCAAGGACACTTAAAATTTCTTACAATTCATTCTCAAGGATCTCCCTTTGTAGCGAGAATGAATATTCATAAAGGAACTCCTCTTTTTGCTTGATTGTTGTATCAACACTATGATCATCACTTGTCACTACTTCTTTAGCTTGAGTATTCTCTACATCACCACATCCTTCCTTGGGCATCAAGTACACAAATTTGTTCCCCACAATAGCAGATTGAGTATCAAGCTTAATAGTATTATCTTCATTGTTGGATGATGTGGAATCACTTCCTTCTTTACATTTCAAGCTGATTTGTTGTAGGCATGTAGTCCACAACCTGTCTAAGGTGTACAAATTTGAAGATTCTTCTAACCTCAACTGTGCCTTAGCTTGGTGAATAACTTCCTTGCATGATGCACATGTCAATTTTGAGTGACTTATGTTGTGAATCCTACACCAACATAGGAGAAAAATGTCTTCTATGCACAAGTCCTTCTCAATACTTAACCCTTCCTTGATCATCTCTTTGAACTTCATGAAGAACTCATTTTCACTAATTGGAGGCCTAGGTTCTTCTTTTGAGAGTACAACAAGCTCGTACCTTTGAGAAAGAAATTTCCCCTCTAAATCAATCCTTGACAAAAATGTTAAACAATACATCTCAGTGTGTCCACCTGTGTTATGTATTCTACAACTATTCCTTGATGCAAATTTGGACAATCTTAGTGGGTGCACTTGTTCATTCAGATTCCACCAAAACTTGAGAATATCAACTTGTTGGTCTTCACAAAACTATTGCCACTCTATTGagaaatctttcttcttcttcttttttttcttcaaattttcaattttttttctttttttttttttttttgggggggggggtgggggtggtgacttttctcctcttcttctttttttgacTTAAAAGAGATCTAGCATATCTCAAATGTCACTTGAAAGTTCAACCAGTTCCAACAACGAAAGTTTTTTGAACATGAAGTGCCTCTTTCCTTCGCAAGTCCAATTGACAACCTGATGTTTTTTCTTTCCTCTTGTGATGACTCGTCAAGCGTTGAGGATGACTCTCCACTGATCTTCCACTAGATTCACCTATTCAAGAGTTTGCATTCTTggcctccttctagcgccaattctgctGATGTGTTTTTATGACACTAtccaacacataataaaatactaagtattctatcttctcttgaacaaagacctctcaaATGTTGAACAATATGATCAAAcgagatgacttcaaggttctaaTAGTCAAGTCTTGACTTTATACATGGATAGATTTAGTGATAGTgttgtgatttgttggaatcacaagggggacttacattgatACTTGAATGTTTAAATGCTGCTGAAACATGAAGATTTACTTGACTTTAAAAAAAAGAGCAAAAGGATAAAGGATTGAAAAAGTTAATCTACTCCTAAGAATGTAAGAGACTATGAATGACTTAATGAAAATCAACCATGCTTTGTTTCGCCATGCAAGAAACAACTAAGCAAAGCTGGTGCGATCTTCTAAAGAGAGCAAAAATGATGTTCAAATTACTACCAACGGCATAGGCACAATCAATGTAATGCATATCTTCTGGACATATTTTCACAATAACATATATAGTACTTTCAACTTTCAATGCAAACATCTAAGAGAAGAAACAAAAATCAAATagtttttatttccaattattagACCTCTTCACTATCATGAGCCATAATACCATTACAAGTTTAAACTACCACACCCAAACCATTAAGAATCCAACTGAACAAGCAAATTAAATTGCTTCACCACTATTAACATTATCTGTTTCTAAGTTCATATTCACCTAAAAATAAACAATATGAAACTGTGCGCCTATTTTACTCTTTCTGTTTAACTCGTCAATATCCAAAGGAAAGATAACGAAGTGGTGCATCtcgttttttttttaaagaatagcATATCATTGCTTAGCATTTGAATATATGCAACTGACAGTAACAAGAGTTGTCTCAAGATAAAACTAGGTTTTTAGCATTCGTAAAATGCTCTTACGTAATTTTTCTAAGTTTTCAATTACCCTTTTTCATGTATGCTTCTGATACAGTTATGTTTTGTTAGAATGTCTCATCAAAGCGCCACGAGGGTTGTGTAGACGTCAGTTTCTCCAGCTGAATCAAAATGCTTCTCACTTAAAAATATGCTTTAAGAAACCTATTACTCTCGTATCATATTGATCTCAGGGAGACACTGAGATGCTGCTTCCTTAAGTACGTATTTTCAGGTCAACTGGCATTATTATTTACATTACCACCCAGCTCATATGTATTACAAACAGTTTTAACCTGAACTCAAAACCATCAACACAGCCCAGCTTAATATAGCATCCAATGCCAAAGACTTTTAAAGTAAACGTGCATGAATATCAAAAGAGAAAAGTTACCAAGAATGCTTCTAAATTTAGCTGAACTAGAAAGTAGAATACCCAGAAATGAGAAGTGAGACCTAGGTCCCACCATGAGCACttcatttcttttttcattttaactCAGCTCACAAATATAATTCCCATTTCAATAATTCAAATAATTTGGCCACCAGAATAACACTAGTTACTTTTGAAAAGCAAATACATTTGTGGTTTGAAAGATATGCGATGACTGTAACAAAAAATGCAGCTCAGGGCATCTCTTATTAGTTATTTGTACACATACACCAAATCAGAAACCAAAAAGTTCTACACATTTGATCTTCGCATGTAATTAGTCATTGGTGTAACCAATGAAAAGCATTACTAAACTGCATTTCTAACAAAATGGAACGATAAATCTTTACACGGAAATTTCGTATTTAACCTTAAAACCACACTATTCCCAGTTTTCAATTCTACAAAAAATTATACAAATACATCTCACACGCTGCTATTAATAGGTAAAGGCACCACCTGatagaagaaatctccaaaatacCCAGGAGGTTCCTGAACAAATGTTGATATAATATCTCGCAGAGTTACAACACCCTCTAAATCGCCATGACTATTGACAACATATATCCTTTGTATCCTTGCATTATCCAACTTCAATATGACTTTTTCAATAGTGTCGGTCTTTTGGCATGTGATCACATCTTCCAAGAGAGGTGACGCCTCTTGCTTTAAACGGAGGTGAGATCTAACTGCTGTACAGAAGGCCTTTGCTGTGACAGATCTGTAATGTAACAAAGTAATCTCCTTAGTCCTAAATTAGGACAATTTTGACTGTAGGCGCAAGACACAAGCAGAAAATGATAAACATTTACAAGGCTAAGAAGACTGCAGCAACCATTTTACCTGAACTCTTCGTATATCTCAGGGGCCATCAGCAGAAACTGGATGTCCCTTAAACTTATGTTCCCAACAACTTTATTCCCTTCTTTCTCAATAATCGGAAGCCCTCCTACACGCTTTTCACTCATCAATTTGAATGCTTGGAGAACAGGttgatcttcaatcaacttcaTTTCATAGAAAAGAATGCACTAAATATTTAGAAGCACATCATTGTTGAATAATTCTGAATAGAAAATGATAGTACATACATTTGAATATACCTATTTCATAAATAAGAAACGGACCTCTTTAAAGAAACCGGAGAAGTCAATACAAATTATAACATAAtataaactatataaaaaatttaagGTTGAACTTTCTCCATTCTATTGAACACAAACATGAGAAATTGTACCATTGAACTTAACTGTGAGAAATTAATCTTGAAATATCAGAAAACATGGATGCAAGTAACAAAATAAGAAAGAGTAACAGATGAATGAAAAACAATGTTCTGTCTGAAATAATCCGTTAAAAAGATCAGAGAAGACATCTGTGCTCCATAATCAATTAAAttgtaaaaattaaataatatgttttCCCTAGTGTAGGAACTCTTGATAGCATCATAAGAATGGAAGAACTAATAGTAAATAAAGTTAAGTACAGCACTTAAACGTTAACAATCAAGCTTTAAGTCATTTAAGCTACTGTATTCTGGGCCAATCATCTAACCCATAACTTTCAAATTGGCGAGCGTCAGCTGAAAAACACAACTGTTTCAGGCATGCAAAGAATATGCATTGGAGATTTAACAAGGATCATCAATAGTTGGAAGAGGCAACGGAATCATTTGGGTGGTGGTGTGAGCTACGAATCACACCTACACCATTCGACAGATTTACTCTTCTCCTCTTTACTAAGGTGCATACAATTGCTCTGATCTTCATAGCATGGATACCACCATTTGGCTCATTTCAAAGAAGAGGCAAGTTGCATTTCTGGGGAATATAACAAATCTCcattggaagaaagtcttcaagaCAAAAACAGCGACCATGCTACACACTCAAATTAGTGCTAAAAAATAAGTTCATGTCTATAGACCATGGGTACAAAGTCATCATGGACATGGCACCAATTCTAGTTGGGGTGCTTTTGGACGTGGCTGAATCCATGGACTTGGGTAGGGCAAAGGCCACGATTCTGATTCATAACTGGTGGCAACAGGTTTGAAGATGGTCTTAGAAAAAGAGATTTTGGAATTGGATTTCCGGTTTCCCTCAAATGGATCGGGTTATGCAAATTAATGATGTGGTGGTCATGGCCCCCTAGACTCCTTTCATCCTAGCATTGGGGCCCTCTGAGGTGGACTGAAGACATGCAGGCCCAGGCATAATTTTCCTGAAATGTGTCATTGTCATGACCCCCACCATGGAGAACAACATATCTTTTGCATTACTGGAGAAGGAAGGAGAGGATGAAGCGAGAAATGAATAAGGTGGTAAAGACTAAAGATGATTGGTTGGCATGGCCATGTTGTTTTAATGAGCCATCCCTATTAactgtgatgctctgcaaaaaggattagaaaatctgtttgatggcaacacacacaagagcacaagaaacaaacgttagtgttagcaacaaaagattatcctaaacaggcatatcaagagagatattaagcatgaaatagaaagcatataaacatagaatgaaatagctaatcaagatgctcatagttgctcctcccttgttcctctcctctccaagtcccaaatgagtgtagctctcagcttttagcactagccatggatgccatacggagattcaagatggttgaatatgataagcaaatactatgcaagagtagatagtgatgctatgaaaaagctctatgctaatgccagtataacaacaatactctaaaatgcttcctcttttgcttgaggagaaggattctatttatagaagaaatggggaaatgaagggttaagattgagcaatcttaacaagggttatgattgaaagttggggatccatgtgcacaattggcaccaataaaatggtgacaagtgtcaacataggattggcttgagagaagaggttggaggcattaaaggcctgagaagacctcatggttatctagaaggtaagggtcaagtctaaattaggattacccactggattaggagttaatgcaaggataaacctttgtgcaaatgattaagagataatcatggtcaaagcattaaaggcttgatgagacccttgggttgggtagaggttgagtcaaaacaaatgttttaaccatgtgggagggtttgaggtaaccattaatggttattggagacttttgggattaagtggttgaaggttgaaagccttcaatggttatcaaagactttgagccatttagtggttgaaggttggaagctttcaaaggttatccaagacttttaggctttgagaagtgactccattttgcttaggaatgtgacaataattaggggatggattaagctaattaggaaggggttagaagaatctagaaggggattagattttgcaagtggatttggtgggtgagggaaaataggattttattaaaataaaaattcatttatttcaataaatgtgtgcaagttgtatttggataaatattcaaataaatattaatttatttaaatgagaaaaaggaagataaagcattaaaatgcttgaagactttgaggggaaccattaaaggcttgaagactttaaggaaaaccattaaagtcttaagaagactatagaaggaagccatcaagtttgaagactttaaagccatcaagtttgaatactttaagggaaaccattaaaggtttcaagtgggtgaggataaataggattttaaataaataatttatttaaaatagttgtgcaacttgcttttgtaggaaaatacaagtgggtggaggataaaggtgatttaaataaattatttatttaaaataatcgtgcaacttgtatttgtaggaaaatgcaagtgggtggaggataaaggtgattttaaataaatgatttatttatttaaatgtgaggtgggattttgggggttttaaataaatattaatttatttaaatgtgagagaagatttaattaaataaatatgatttatttatttaattaatggtctgaatttggttaagtgaattaaatcaaataaattgaataatttatttaattaataggagaatagggttaagatgaattaattaaatattaatttaattaattattaattgatggttaaataatcaaataaatactaagtattcatttaattaagtggacagatttatgtgactacaaactGTTTAATTTTGTATTATCTCAAGGGTAGTTTCTTTCAATAGTTAAATAGGATAACCTGCTCTATCCGGCCTGCTCTAGTAACAGAAAATTTTGCATTATCCTCACGTGGGGCTTTTGTAATGATAATCTAATGACCTCAAAAGAAGCAGCACGTGTACTGTTGTATAGTTTTTCATTGTAATGTGATCTAGGATTTAATATGTTTTCCTTTGCGAGCTACAAGTAATTGTGGCTAACTCAACTCATTTTACCCATCAACTTTAAGGGGCTGCTTTAACCTTTGACATATTTAGCATCAATCTTCTTGTGATAATGAGGCATTTATATCTGTAATGGCAGGCCATAGTTGACACTGGTGCTAATGTTCAACCAAATCTAGCAGGTCACaagattaaaaaatgaaaatttgtaagACACTTGCACTAAAACAAATAAGCATACTTTTGTTTCTATGTTTCTAATTTTTATTTCACGTGAATATAAAATTATTGGGCCTCTTCTTTTCACTTGCTTTAAgccatttttaatttaaaattttaaatagtatttttttaatataatttttattggTCGTGCCCCACCATCCCAAAAATCTAGAAAAAATTTCACCGTCCACAAATTGCTGTTCCCACACCCCCCATCTCAGAAGCTTGGAGAAACTCTGTCAGAACACCAATTGAAAAACCTTTTAATTGAGTGGAATTTCATAAACAATTAACAATTTTCCCAGATTAGAAAAATGGGGGAAAAAATAAAAAAGGCAGCAAGGCCCATTTTGCCTAATTTAGAAATGAGGATGAAATGTGTTTCTAGATTTCCTATTATCTTCAACTACATCCATTACGTACTTGATATCAAGCTATGAATTTAAATAAAAGCACCTTGAAACACATGCTGTACAGTTCCACTTCCAGACAGATATATAGCCCTTTTGTTTTTTAAGTGTAATTTCAAATTTGTGTTTTGAGCCTTTGACCAGTCACAAAGTTTGGGTCTGCCAAGTGGACGACAAAACACAAATTACACTTACAATTATAGCTATAATTCATGAACCAATTAGAAAACGAGGTACATACCTATgtattgcaaaaaatcattgacaTACAATAGTTTGagtaggacaaaaataaaaagattcaaattcCCAAAGCTAGAAGACACATTCAAAAGAGACACCTTCCATCATACTACTTGAATATTACAAGTCCATGTGAGACACATTTTATTTGGAATTCGCATATGTGAAAAATGTTAGCCACAAAATCATTTGGAGTACAGAAACATGATAGAAGGGTGCTAACTGATGAATTTTTTAAATGTTTCTTATAAAGTTATCACTATGGTGCTAGACCACGCACTGGAAGAGGTTTGCTAACAGAATTGAAAGGGATGTAATGGCAGGAGTTTTGACCTGTCCGTTGCTTAATGTCCATTCTAACATCGGTCAGATCTCTCTCCCAAACTCATGTAGCAATTGATACCAAGTAATTTGGAGTGTGTTTTGAGCAGCTTCAGCTGCACTGATCAATTACAGAAGATTGATTTCTGGGATTCTAATTTTGTTCCAAGTTGGATTAACCCTATCTGGAAGTCATTTTTAGATGGTAATATACCATAATACCTTGCTTTTGGAAATGTATCCGCCTACAAAATATTGAAAGCAGGTGCTTgccaaaatttaaaacaaaatctaAAAACTGTATAATGGGAAATTTTCAGTGGCAGGTGAACTCACTTCTCTGTCACCAATCTCAAAGCTAGTtatcaattatttttctttctttttccctgGTGATTTGTGTTATCAGAAGTTAAAAGTAAAATTCCGGTTTCACATATGTAATTAGATAGAAAGCAACACGAGGGCTCGATGATGTGAGCTCAAAACTTAAAAGGCCTTGTTGTTGCAAACAAATGGATTCTTAGGAACATATCCAAAGATGCTGTTTGCCAGGTTCTAATCAGGCATTGGGTGCTAGCAGTAAAGAATGTCTTTGATGTTTGGGTTCCCTTCTCTCTTATGGATGTCACTTGCAATGCTATAGATTATTTGAAGGCTCAATAGTTGTTTGCTTCTCATCTCAGATGGAAGGTTCGGGGATTCAAATATGGTTAGGAATTATTGAAAATAGCAGCTGATGCATTTGAATGGGCATTAGCCTTGTTATGTCCCCTTTGAAATTTAAAGGCAGGTTCTTTCCCAAGAAAAACTCTGCAAACAGCATGAGCTGTGGGACTTTGAACAAAAAGATTAATTCTCTCAGAGGACAGTTTCTGAGAGTTTCTATCAGCCAGGAAAACATGCCAGCTTTTTTTAAGCTTGTCCGGCACCTACAGGTATGATATTATAATGAATATTGTTTGATAGAGATACCTGCTGGGAAATTTATTCTTAGTGTTCACATAAGTTAATAATGTGAGTTGTTAACACAACTGACAAAGCTATTATAGatgtaaaaataattatttaatgagtGTTTGTTTGTTTGTACGTTTGGGTTGTTGAAACTTGAAACAACTCAACATATTAAGGAGTTGTTATAGGAGGTTTCCTATAATAAGATATGTGAAACCTATaaatatgtaaaatgttattgAACAGAATGAAGAAAATAGAAGCATAATATAATTATGTccgcaaaaaaaaattattcagcTTCTATTATTAATTTATTCCTGCCCATTTTTCTCTCAATGTCGAGTCTTGAGTTAGTTATATTGGACAAAGTTAGAATATAAGTATTTATCCCACGTGTGGGGAACGGGTAGTTATAGGCAGTTAACTCTTATTGTGGTGTTTAGGTAAAAGAGAATAATATGTGGAGAGTATTGTATGTGTTGGGATGTCAACATGGAGATAAATTGTGGAGTGGATTTTTCCTTAAGGAGCATTATAGTGTAACCCTACCTTAAGGGTTTGATCTCTATTATATTCAGTATATTATTGATATATGCTGCATATTTCCAATATTACATGTGATGTTCTTAAAAAGCCTAATCAATATTTtgtgataaaaaataaaattaagaaagCTGTCCAAAAAGTGGAATCTGGTCGGAGAGGCCTTGTTTGGAGTCTAGACTCTAGACCAACCATAAACCTTTATTGTGACTCAAATGTTCTCTACAAGTATCTCAAACCAAAGCACATCATGATAGATAATTTAAATTCCAAATGATGGGTCAAGAATGATTAGGTACACTGGATTAGGAGGATCAACACTACATGGTATACACCCTAAGCTTTTAAAGTTAGAATTCTTGGAAGGAAAAGCACTTGTTACAGGCTCTCTATCCTAGCAATCATAGCTAGGACAAGTCTTTCAGATGGATGGTTGTTTAACACAAGTGATAGAACATAAGCATAAGTTCTGGGACCGTaagtttgatggtatgatgaaagaataagtatctggtagattattgagagggggggggggttgaattagtaaactgaaaaactgataataactttccaatctcaaactcaatcacacaaagtaaactttcattgtcaagatcaatactcataagaatactcaacatcaaccggttaactgttataacttaacaataaacaacttcaatcttgtaaacatcaaaatgcttaatcatatatcaacatattccatctctcaatgcttctagttatcatgccttatcagaatagttaagtagtcaatcaaatcaacaaataagatcataaccacaaaaacattcaccacatgacacaaatgtttaatcatatatcaacatattccatctctcaatgcttccagttatcatgccttatcagaatagttaagtagtcaattaaatcaacaaataagatcataaccacaaaaacattcaccacatgacacaaat is part of the Cryptomeria japonica chromosome 10, Sugi_1.0, whole genome shotgun sequence genome and harbors:
- the LOC131029350 gene encoding SNF1-related protein kinase regulatory subunit gamma-1 isoform X3; amino-acid sequence: MENILFSPRHRLDEDAERELGRRLEALWDEQKEPSLSDTQRLNSCLEKIPVSSFPAPPDKQVVEINSDASLAEAVQLLAKHKILSSPVRDINAPEDATWIDKYIGIVEFAGIAVWLLQQSEAFGINSGSEAAMGGDFFEMLTSSEFYRETKLIEDQPVLQAFKLMSEKRVGGLPIIEKEGNKVVGNISLRDIQFLLMAPEIYEEFRSVTAKAFCTAVRSHLRLKQEASPLLEDVITCQKTDTIEKVILKLDNARIQRIYVVNSHGDLEGVVTLRDIISTFVQEPPGYFGDFFYQVVPLPINSSV